The Acidimicrobiia bacterium sequence TCACGCCACAGAAGCCGACGAAGCGCTGGTCGACCGGGAACGCGGAGTCGACGATGAGTGACCGCGAAGAGCTGGAGGCCGAGCGCGACTTCCTGCTCGAGTCGCTCGACGATCTCGAGATCGAGCACGAGAGCGGCGGGATCGACGACGAGTCGTACCGCGAGCTCCACGACGACTACACCGCTCGCGCTGCTGCCACCATCCGCGCGCTCCGCGACGGTGTCGACGCGCGTCCGTCGCCCGCGCCCCCGGTTGCGGCGCGACGCCGGATCGCGATCATCGCGGTGATCGTGGTGTTCGCAGTCGTCGCGGGCGTCGCGCTCGCCTCCGCGCTGGGAGCCCGGCTACCCGGACAGACCGCGTCGGGGAACTCGCAGTCTGCGCAAGAGGATGCCGCCGCCAAGCGACTCAGCCGGACGATCAAGACCCTCGAAGCGAAGGTGAACGCCAGCCCCGACGACTACGACGCGCGACTCGGGCTCGCGCATGCCTACGAGGCCAACGGCGACCTCCGCAACGCGCTCGCACAGTCCGACAACGCGATCACCATCGACCCCAACCGGCCGCAGGCCCACGCCAACGCCGGCCGCCTGCTGTACCTGGCGTCGGAAGCGATCAAGGACAACGACACTCGCGTGCAGTTCGTCACCGAGGCGAGCGCTGCGCTCGACACTGCTCTCGAGAAGGATCCCGAGTACGCCGACGCGTACTACTTCCGCTCGGTGCTCGAGTCCGCGACCTCCCAACTCGACCGCGCGCAGGCCGATCTCCAGACCTACCTCGTGAAGGCGCCGAACGGCCCGTACGCCGACGGCGCTCGCGATTTGCTCGCGCGCGTCACGAGAGCGCTCGAATCGCCGTCGACTACCGTGCCGGATTCCCCGTGACACCCCGAGCAGGAGCA is a genomic window containing:
- a CDS encoding tetratricopeptide repeat protein, producing the protein MSDREELEAERDFLLESLDDLEIEHESGGIDDESYRELHDDYTARAAATIRALRDGVDARPSPAPPVAARRRIAIIAVIVVFAVVAGVALASALGARLPGQTASGNSQSAQEDAAAKRLSRTIKTLEAKVNASPDDYDARLGLAHAYEANGDLRNALAQSDNAITIDPNRPQAHANAGRLLYLASEAIKDNDTRVQFVTEASAALDTALEKDPEYADAYYFRSVLESATSQLDRAQADLQTYLVKAPNGPYADGARDLLARVTRALESPSTTVPDSP